The Pirellulales bacterium DNA window CGAGACCAAGCTGGTCGATCCGGCCAATAACAGCACAACCTGGGTTTTCGATGCTCTCAACCGCCCGACGTCCGAAACGAATGCCCTGGGCACGACGACGACGACCTATGACGCGTCGTCGGACGTCACCAGCATCACGGATGCCGACGGGCGCGTTCGGGATTTCGTCTATAACAACGACCAGCAGCTCACGGCCGAGAACTGGATGAGCGGCACAACGGTCGTCGCCACGATGGCCTACGGTTACGACCTGGCCGGAGAATTGACCTCGGCCAGCGACCCGAACTCGGCCTACGCCTTCGCCTACGATGGCGACGGTCAGGTCATTTCGACCGACAACGCGGGCACGCCCAACGTCCCCGACGTGGTGCTCTCGAACACCTACGACCTGATGGGCGACCGCACCAGCCAGTCGGCGACCATCGCCAGCACCGCGGATTACCTGAACAGCTACGCCTTTAACGGCGACCAGCAACTGACCGCCGTCACGCAGCAGGACCAGAACGGCGGGAACGTCATTTCGCCCAAGGAGATCGACTACGACTACAACGCGCTGGGCCAAGTCACGGATACGTGGGCGTACAACACGCTCGGCGGCCCGCGCAGCGACGTGCTGCACGGCGCCTATTCCTACGACGCCGGCGACCGCCTCACGGGCCTGGCCTACACGTCGAACGCCGGCGCGAACACGATCGACACCCTTGGCTGGGGCTACGACGCGGCCAACAACGTCACGAGCTTCTCGAGCATCGACGGCACGGCCACCTATGGTTACGACCCGACGAACCAACTTACTAGCGCGACCTACACCACGGCCAGCGGCGGCCACCAGCCCGCCAACGAAAGTGACTCGTTCGACAAGAACGGGAACAGGAATATGACCGGATATTCGACCGGTTCGCCGAACCTGATGACCAGCGATGGCACGTACAACTACCAATACGATGCCGACGGCAACACCACCGTCCGCACGCAGATCGCATCGACCTACTCGACGCACTACAAAACCGCCTACAGTTGGGACTATCGCAACCGGCTCACCGACGTCGAGTATTACGACAACAACGGCGTGCTCAGCGAGCACGTGCATTACGTGTACGACGTCTTCGATCATCTGCTGGCCACCGAGGCCGACACGACCGGCAGCGGCACCTACAACCAGGTCGCCTGGTACGCGCTCGACGTTTCGCCCGAACTGCCGCAGGCCGGCGTGCCGGGCACGCTGTTGGCCCAACCGGCGTTCGTGTTCGACGGCAGCGGGAACTTGACGCAGCGAAACCTGGTGGCGCTCGACCCGGCCGGCGTCGACCAGGTGATGATTCAGGAAGCCGTCTCGTCGTTAACGCAGGGGGGCGTGAACACCTACATGGCCGACGACAACCTCGGCACGCCCCGCGACGACGTCGACAACAGCGGCAATCTGGTGAACCACGACGTCTTCACTTCGTTCGGCGATGAGGTCTACACCAGCAACGTTGCGGTGATCAATTGGGCCGGCTTCGCCGGCGGCCACGACGATCCGAACACCGGCCTTGTCAGCAACTATCACCGCTGGTACGATCCGGCCACGGGGCGGTGGATCAGTGCGGATCCGAAGGGGTTTGCCGCTCGAGACCCGAACTTGGACCGATATGTGGGCAACAACCCAATTGACAACTTTGATCCGCTTGGATTGTATCCCCAACAAGGACCAGAGAATCAGGGCCAACAGCAACCAAAAAGCAATCCGGGCGGCTACCTCCACCAGCAACCAAAAGGGACTCCACCAAAACTTAAACCGGGCGGCTACCTCCACCAGAAGCCAAAGGCGAAGCCTGGAGGCTACATCATGCAGCAGCCGTTTAGTCGTCACATCACCGGACAGAAGTACGTGCCTGACGGCGTCATTACGTACTACAGCGACGGCACAAGCGAGAAGCACGCATTCTCGCCTTCGACTGAGCCGCCACAGTTCGTAGCACCACCACCGCTGATTTACCCCGCCAAGTACTATCTCCCGTATTCGTTGCCAGGCGGCTGGAAGGCCGGCGGAATGACATGGACTCCGTACCCAGGGGGGCCCGGCTTCAAGGGCGGCGGCTTGGGATTTTCATATTGAAAAAATGACCCGGTCATGTCGGAATTCAGTAGATTACCTGCGAGGGCCCCTCGCGACGCTGTGGTCGGCGCCCGTGCATGTCACGACTGCTACGATACCCCGGACGAGCGTCGTCCGCAGCCCGGGTCGCGTCATCCAGGCAGTGCTGCTGGCCGCTGCGGCGGCCCTGATCGCGCGCTGCGGTTATGCGAGCGAAGAGCCCGGATCCCGCGTTTTGAAATTCTCCGTCGCCAGCGGCGGCGACGCCCCGCTGCTTCCCGTGCGGTTCGACGGCCGCGATTATCTTTTCATTTTCGACACGGGGTGTACCGGCACTCTTTTCGATGAGTGCTTCCGCGATAAGCTGGGAGAGGCGCTATGGACGGCTCGCACGCGAACACCGCTGGGCGAGATCTCGACCCCATACTTCAGGGCGCCTCGCGCAAGTATCGCGGGCCGCGCCCTGTCGGGCGTCTCCGTGGTCGATTGCGCGGACCTGTCCTTGATGCGCAGCGTGTCTGGGCACGCAATCTACGGTTGCCTGGGGATGGATTATCTCCAGAGCCAGCAGGTGCGGATCGATTTCGATCGAGGCGAGCTCGCGTTCCTTGACTCGGTGCCGGACGACGCCGGCAAGCGCATCCCACTATATTTTTCGTCGGAGCACGGCGGAATCGTCGCGGAGGTTGACATCGGCGGGGCGCGCGAGTTGTTCGCCATCGACACGGGGCTCGTCGGCGTCGGACACCTCGAAACGCGCTTATTGGAGCGCCTGGTTCGCGCCGGCGACGCGACCCCTTTCAAAAATGGAGAGGCGGTATCCGTCGGAAGCAGAGAATTCGTCGCCCAACCGCGGGCGCGACTTGATGTAGTCGACCTGGAAGGCTTCCGGCACCGCGGCCTGGTGTTTTCCGGCGCAACGCGCAGTGCGCTTGGAACCCGGTACCTGGCTCGTTACGTGGTCACCTTCGATTTCCCCTCGATGATCATGTACCTGAAGCCCGGCCGGATGTATGACGAGCCGAGCCGCCACGATTTAAGCGGAATGGGAGTTTGGCGACCCAACGGCGAGACGACCGTTGACGTTGAAGCGGGGAGCGCGGCGCACCGGGCCGGCATAAGAACCGGCGACGTGATCGACAAGGTCGACGGTCGCGCAGCATCGTCGATGCCGATATTCCAGATACACAAGCTCTTGGCGACACCGGGCAGGCGCAGGCTGGGCGTGACTCGAGGCAAAGAGCGGTTCGACGTGACGCTCGTTCTCGAGGAAACGTCCGGCGCAGAGCGACTTCGGGTCGCAGAGCAGCAGAAGAAGGACCAATGAACGGACACGGACAGGCCGAATCGCTGGCATTCAGCCTCGCGGATATCAGCCGGCAAGTTGCGCGGCCGATAAGCGACGCAGACGACGCGCCGTTTTTCATTTTTGCGGCGGGCTGGGGCTGCGGGGAACGCGACCTTCAGCGGCGGCTGGCGCGGACGTGGGGGAGCGAGTCGACGCTGGATCCGCTGCTTATTACCGCCATGGGCTGGCAGCTTGTGCGCTCGGCGAGTTGCCCGCAAATGGCGCCCGAAGGCGCGGCCGAGCGCGCACCAAACGCCGAAACATTCAGGCAAGTCGCATGCACACAGGCAGCTTTCTTGCGAGGAGTTTGTCGAGCGGCAACCGGGGCTTGCGAGCAAAACGCTTGGGGGGCGACGTGGACCGGACTCAACGGAGAACATACGCTCTATCTCAGGCTGCTTTTTCCGCGCGCGAGATTTGTCTTTCTGCACCGCAACCCGATCGACGCGTTCGTGGCGGCGTTGCGCTCAATGGGCACCTCTGCGGCAGTCGAGGGGCGCGATCTGAGCTGGGCGGCTGGCTTCGCGGAGCAGTGGTGCCGCCTCGTTGCCAGCTTCGAACTCTGGCACAAAGAAGTCGATGGCATCCTGGTCGGCTACGAGCAGGCGATGGCGGCCTCGCCGGGGCATATCGAAGCCTACCTGGGGGAACGGCTGTCGCCGCCGGTTTCAGCCGCTGAGCCTGAGAACGGCGCGAACAGCGCAGCCCAGTTGCGCGCAGACGAGGTTGCCTTGCTGGTCGAACGAACGAGAGAAATGGCCGCGCGCCTCGGGTACACGCTGACAGCCGAGCTTACCCGTGGAGGGCAAGGCTCAGCCGGGCCAGAACCGGCGTCAGCGGCGCCGCAGGTGCATATACGGAGCGTGCAAATCTCGTGTGCCGTACTTGTGCCCGCCATGCGGTACATTGAGCCGGAATGCGAAGAGGCTCTTTTGGAGCTCGAGCGCCGCGGCTACGCAGTTACGCGGCTACGCGGGTGTTCGTCCATCGATCAAGGGCGGAACATGCTGGCCACGGGCGCCCTCGATAAGGGCTTCGAGGAGACGCTCTGGGTCGATGCCGATACGGGCTTTGATCCCGATGTCGTGGAAAAACTCAGGTCGCACAACGTGCCGGTCGCCGCCGGGATTTGCGCGCGAAAATCGCCTCTCGGAGGGCTGGCGGTGGCGCCGCTTCCCGGCACAGCTGCGATCACGATGGGCGAAGGCGGAGGGCTGGTGGAGGTGTTGTACGCCGGCACGGGCTTCTTGCTCGTCCGCCGCGCGGTGTATGTCACCATCCAGCGGCGCTTCAGCCTGCCGATATGTGATGAGACCGGACCGCGCCGTGCGATTCCGTTTTTCATGCCGATGCTGGAAGACTGGGGAGGAAGGCTTTCGTATCTGGGCGAGGATTACGCTTTTTCGCGCCGCGCGCGGCTGTGCGGCTACAAGATCATGGCCGATACGTCGATCCGCCTGTGGCACATCGGCATGTACCGCTACGGCTTTGAGGATGCGGGCAACAGCGTTGCACGCCTGGAAACGTATAAATACTCGATTGAGAGACCGCAGGCCGAGGACCTTCGCGG harbors:
- a CDS encoding RHS repeat-associated core domain-containing protein, which gives rise to ETKLVDPANNSTTWVFDALNRPTSETNALGTTTTTYDASSDVTSITDADGRVRDFVYNNDQQLTAENWMSGTTVVATMAYGYDLAGELTSASDPNSAYAFAYDGDGQVISTDNAGTPNVPDVVLSNTYDLMGDRTSQSATIASTADYLNSYAFNGDQQLTAVTQQDQNGGNVISPKEIDYDYNALGQVTDTWAYNTLGGPRSDVLHGAYSYDAGDRLTGLAYTSNAGANTIDTLGWGYDAANNVTSFSSIDGTATYGYDPTNQLTSATYTTASGGHQPANESDSFDKNGNRNMTGYSTGSPNLMTSDGTYNYQYDADGNTTVRTQIASTYSTHYKTAYSWDYRNRLTDVEYYDNNGVLSEHVHYVYDVFDHLLATEADTTGSGTYNQVAWYALDVSPELPQAGVPGTLLAQPAFVFDGSGNLTQRNLVALDPAGVDQVMIQEAVSSLTQGGVNTYMADDNLGTPRDDVDNSGNLVNHDVFTSFGDEVYTSNVAVINWAGFAGGHDDPNTGLVSNYHRWYDPATGRWISADPKGFAARDPNLDRYVGNNPIDNFDPLGLYPQQGPENQGQQQPKSNPGGYLHQQPKGTPPKLKPGGYLHQKPKAKPGGYIMQQPFSRHITGQKYVPDGVITYYSDGTSEKHAFSPSTEPPQFVAPPPLIYPAKYYLPYSLPGGWKAGGMTWTPYPGGPGFKGGGLGFSY
- a CDS encoding aspartyl protease family protein — translated: MLLAAAAALIARCGYASEEPGSRVLKFSVASGGDAPLLPVRFDGRDYLFIFDTGCTGTLFDECFRDKLGEALWTARTRTPLGEISTPYFRAPRASIAGRALSGVSVVDCADLSLMRSVSGHAIYGCLGMDYLQSQQVRIDFDRGELAFLDSVPDDAGKRIPLYFSSEHGGIVAEVDIGGARELFAIDTGLVGVGHLETRLLERLVRAGDATPFKNGEAVSVGSREFVAQPRARLDVVDLEGFRHRGLVFSGATRSALGTRYLARYVVTFDFPSMIMYLKPGRMYDEPSRHDLSGMGVWRPNGETTVDVEAGSAAHRAGIRTGDVIDKVDGRAASSMPIFQIHKLLATPGRRRLGVTRGKERFDVTLVLEETSGAERLRVAEQQKKDQ
- a CDS encoding sulfotransferase; protein product: MNGHGQAESLAFSLADISRQVARPISDADDAPFFIFAAGWGCGERDLQRRLARTWGSESTLDPLLITAMGWQLVRSASCPQMAPEGAAERAPNAETFRQVACTQAAFLRGVCRAATGACEQNAWGATWTGLNGEHTLYLRLLFPRARFVFLHRNPIDAFVAALRSMGTSAAVEGRDLSWAAGFAEQWCRLVASFELWHKEVDGILVGYEQAMAASPGHIEAYLGERLSPPVSAAEPENGANSAAQLRADEVALLVERTREMAARLGYTLTAELTRGGQGSAGPEPASAAPQVHIRSVQISCAVLVPAMRYIEPECEEALLELERRGYAVTRLRGCSSIDQGRNMLATGALDKGFEETLWVDADTGFDPDVVEKLRSHNVPVAAGICARKSPLGGLAVAPLPGTAAITMGEGGGLVEVLYAGTGFLLVRRAVYVTIQRRFSLPICDETGPRRAIPFFMPMLEDWGGRLSYLGEDYAFSRRARLCGYKIMADTSIRLWHIGMYRYGFEDAGNSVARLETYKYSIERPQAEDLRG